A portion of the Roseovarius sp. SCSIO 43702 genome contains these proteins:
- a CDS encoding polysaccharide biosynthesis tyrosine autokinase, with protein sequence MRDSPNFMPASQAPSAVPDSDEIDLRDLARTIWRGKLWIALCAAIGLFLGAYYAFVSATPVYTSSAVVMLESRQEQVVDIESVMTGLSGDQASINTEVEVIRSRGLLKKLVRELNLVSDPEFNPELRPVPLISVGRIVGWLRALVGGGPDPVAGNAEDRTLHKVIDNVSDAISVSNVRQSYVFRITATTEDPRKSAAIANTLADLYIREQIEVKFAATEKATEWLTDRVSELQVELESALAAVKEFNAGTELISPEALAALNRQLKETRDRLRDARANLEAAETRLAALLAAEATGDAEEMAQEAGDTALSRVLRTMDGARSEAFDTRFEQVVDRARLEVERARSQIDALETSIATQEAQIETQSADLVRLQQLEREAEASRLIYEHFLSRLKETSIQQGIQQADSRLLSEAVVPRNPSAPRKSLVLVMSLMLGAMVGVAAVLGREYAQNTFRVAEDLEARTGYTVLGQIPAIPARKRRQVLKYLRDKPNSAAAEAIRNLRTSVLLSDIDNPPRIIMSTSSIPGEGKTTQSIALAQNLANMGKRVLLIEGDMRRRVFAEYFDIQPRQGLMSVLTGDVALSEAVIHEPSLKADLLMAEGTKINAADVFSSDRFRAFLDELRELYDYVVIDTPPVLAVPEPRIIGQWVDAILYTVKWDSTSQRQVREGLRAFESVNLRVSGLVLAQISAKGMKRYGYGDSYGAYNAYYAN encoded by the coding sequence ATGAGAGACTCACCGAACTTCATGCCGGCCAGCCAGGCGCCCTCCGCCGTCCCGGACAGCGATGAGATCGACCTGCGCGATCTCGCGCGGACGATCTGGCGCGGCAAGCTCTGGATCGCGCTCTGCGCCGCGATCGGCCTTTTTCTGGGGGCCTATTACGCGTTCGTGAGCGCGACGCCCGTCTATACCTCGAGCGCGGTCGTGATGCTCGAAAGCCGGCAGGAGCAGGTGGTCGATATCGAAAGCGTCATGACCGGGCTTTCGGGCGACCAGGCGTCGATCAACACCGAGGTGGAGGTCATCCGCTCGCGCGGGCTGCTGAAGAAACTCGTGCGGGAGTTGAACCTCGTATCCGATCCCGAGTTCAATCCCGAGCTTCGGCCGGTGCCGCTTATCTCGGTGGGCCGCATCGTGGGCTGGCTGCGCGCGCTCGTCGGCGGCGGGCCCGACCCGGTGGCCGGGAACGCGGAGGACCGCACCCTCCACAAGGTCATCGACAACGTGAGCGACGCGATCTCGGTCTCGAACGTGCGGCAAAGCTATGTCTTCAGGATCACCGCCACGACAGAGGATCCGCGCAAATCCGCCGCGATCGCCAACACGCTGGCCGATCTCTACATCCGCGAGCAGATCGAGGTAAAATTCGCCGCGACCGAGAAGGCGACCGAGTGGCTGACCGACCGCGTGAGCGAATTGCAGGTCGAGCTGGAAAGCGCGCTGGCCGCGGTCAAGGAGTTCAACGCCGGCACCGAGCTCATCAGTCCCGAGGCGCTGGCCGCGCTGAACCGCCAGCTCAAGGAAACGCGCGACCGCCTGCGCGACGCGCGTGCGAATCTCGAGGCGGCCGAGACGCGGCTCGCCGCGCTCCTGGCGGCAGAGGCGACGGGTGACGCGGAGGAGATGGCGCAGGAGGCCGGGGACACCGCCCTGTCGCGTGTCCTGCGCACCATGGACGGCGCCCGGAGCGAGGCCTTCGATACGCGGTTCGAGCAAGTCGTGGACCGCGCGCGCCTCGAGGTCGAGCGGGCCCGGAGCCAGATCGACGCGCTCGAAACCTCGATCGCGACGCAGGAGGCGCAGATCGAGACGCAGTCCGCCGACCTCGTCCGGCTTCAGCAGCTCGAGCGCGAGGCCGAGGCGAGCCGGCTCATCTACGAGCATTTCCTGAGCCGGCTGAAGGAGACGTCGATCCAGCAGGGCATCCAGCAGGCCGACAGCCGCCTCCTGAGCGAGGCCGTGGTGCCGCGCAACCCGTCGGCGCCGCGCAAGAGCCTGGTGCTGGTCATGTCGCTGATGCTGGGGGCGATGGTGGGTGTCGCGGCCGTGCTGGGCCGGGAATACGCGCAGAACACGTTCCGGGTGGCCGAAGATCTGGAGGCGAGGACCGGCTATACGGTGCTGGGCCAGATCCCCGCGATCCCGGCGCGCAAGCGCAGGCAGGTCCTGAAGTATCTGCGCGACAAGCCGAACTCGGCGGCGGCCGAGGCGATCCGCAACCTGCGCACGTCGGTCCTTCTGTCGGATATCGACAACCCGCCGCGCATCATCATGTCGACCTCGTCCATTCCGGGCGAAGGCAAGACCACGCAGTCCATCGCGCTCGCGCAGAACCTCGCGAACATGGGCAAGCGCGTCCTGCTGATCGAGGGCGACATGCGGCGGCGCGTCTTCGCGGAATATTTCGACATCCAGCCCCGGCAGGGCCTCATGTCGGTGCTGACCGGCGACGTGGCGCTGTCGGAAGCGGTCATTCACGAGCCGTCCCTCAAGGCCGATCTGCTGATGGCGGAAGGGACGAAGATCAACGCGGCGGACGTCTTTTCCTCGGACCGCTTCCGCGCCTTCCTCGACGAGCTGCGCGAGCTTTACGACTATGTCGTCATCGACACACCCCCGGTCCTTGCGGTGCCCGAACCGCGGATCATCGGACAATGGGTCGACGCGATCCTCTATACGGTGAAATGGGACAGCACGTCGCAGCGGCAGGTGCGCGAGGGGCTTCGGGCCTTCGAGAGCGTCAACCTGCGGGTTTCGGGCCTCGTCCTTGCGCAGATCAGCGCGAAAGGTATGAAGCGCTATGGCTATGGCGACAGCTATGGCGCCTATAACGCCTATTACGCCAACTGA
- a CDS encoding Lrp/AsnC family transcriptional regulator, producing the protein MSLDDLDRRILAALQRRGRISNSDLAEQVHLSASACHRRVQRLEAEGYIAGYVALLDARRMGLPSTVFVEITLSTQAEDVLDAFEKAVARIPSVLECHLTAGAADYILKVVAEDTEDFARIHRQHLARLPGVAKMQSSFALRTVSATTALPV; encoded by the coding sequence ATGTCACTCGACGATCTAGATCGCCGGATCCTCGCCGCGCTCCAGAGACGCGGGCGCATCTCGAATTCGGACCTGGCGGAACAGGTTCACCTCTCGGCCAGCGCCTGTCACCGACGGGTGCAGCGGCTCGAGGCGGAAGGATATATCGCGGGCTACGTGGCGCTTCTCGACGCGCGGCGGATGGGGCTTCCCTCGACCGTGTTCGTCGAGATCACGCTCAGCACGCAGGCCGAGGACGTGCTCGACGCCTTCGAGAAGGCCGTCGCGCGCATTCCCTCGGTGCTGGAATGCCACCTGACCGCGGGCGCGGCGGATTACATCCTCAAGGTCGTGGCCGAGGACACCGAGGATTTCGCCCGCATCCACCGCCAGCACCTCGCACGGTTGCCGGGCGTGGCAAAGATGCAGTCGAGCTTCGCGCTCCGCACCGTCAGCGCGACCACGGCCCTGCCGGTGTGA
- the ald gene encoding alanine dehydrogenase, which produces MKIGCPTEIKPQEFRVGLTPNAAQEATAHGHDVIVQKGAGDGAGFTDADYEAAGASIIDTAEEIFATADMIVKVKEPQASERKMLREGQVLFTYLHLAPDPEQTRDLLASGCTAIAYETVTDRNGGLPLLAPMSEVAGRLAPQSGSWALQKANGGSGVLMGGVPGVRPANVAVIGGGVVGAAAARVAVGMGANVTVLDRSLPRLSYLDDVFLGTLTTQYSDKAAIEELLPRMDMIVGAVLIPGAAAPKLVTRDQLSMMKPGSVLVDVAIDQGGCFETSKATTHQDPIYEVDGIVHYCVANMPGAVARTSTQALGNATMPFMLALADKGWKKACADDPHLMNGLNVHAGQLTYRAVGEALGIDTVSPEKVVNG; this is translated from the coding sequence ATGAAAATCGGATGCCCCACGGAAATCAAGCCGCAGGAATTTCGCGTGGGCCTCACGCCCAACGCCGCGCAGGAAGCCACGGCGCACGGCCACGACGTCATCGTCCAGAAGGGCGCGGGCGATGGCGCCGGGTTCACCGATGCCGATTACGAGGCGGCGGGCGCCAGCATCATCGACACGGCCGAGGAAATCTTCGCCACCGCCGACATGATCGTCAAGGTGAAGGAGCCGCAGGCCTCCGAACGCAAGATGCTGCGCGAGGGGCAGGTGCTCTTCACCTATCTCCACCTCGCGCCCGATCCCGAACAGACCAGGGACCTGCTGGCCTCGGGCTGCACGGCCATCGCCTATGAAACCGTGACGGACCGGAACGGCGGCCTGCCGCTCCTGGCGCCGATGTCCGAGGTCGCCGGGCGCCTCGCACCGCAAAGCGGGTCGTGGGCGCTGCAAAAGGCCAATGGCGGCAGCGGCGTGCTCATGGGCGGCGTGCCCGGTGTGCGGCCCGCCAATGTCGCCGTGATCGGCGGCGGCGTGGTCGGCGCGGCGGCCGCGCGGGTCGCCGTGGGCATGGGCGCGAATGTCACCGTGCTCGACCGCTCGCTGCCGCGGCTTTCGTATCTCGATGACGTGTTCCTCGGCACGCTCACGACCCAGTATTCCGACAAGGCCGCCATCGAGGAGCTTCTGCCGCGCATGGACATGATCGTCGGTGCCGTGCTCATCCCCGGCGCCGCGGCGCCCAAGCTCGTGACGCGTGATCAGCTTTCGATGATGAAGCCCGGCTCGGTGCTCGTGGACGTGGCCATCGACCAGGGCGGGTGTTTCGAGACCTCGAAGGCCACCACGCACCAGGACCCCATCTACGAGGTCGACGGCATCGTGCATTACTGCGTGGCCAACATGCCGGGCGCGGTGGCGCGCACCTCGACCCAGGCGCTGGGCAACGCCACGATGCCCTTCATGCTGGCGCTGGCCGACAAGGGCTGGAAAAAGGCCTGCGCCGACGATCCGCATCTCATGAACGGGCTCAATGTCCATGCCGGTCAGCTCACCTACAGGGCCGTGGGCGAGGCGCTCGGCATCGACACCGTCTCTCCCGAGAAAGTGGTGAACGGCTGA
- a CDS encoding Twin-arginine translocation pathway signal, which translates to MLKHKATLTRRELLARAGGATALVAIGSGFIAAPDAAWALEVVNITEHEMATLIQMARDIYPHDRIGDQFYAVAVKGYDSEGTRDMVAQGIAMLDEKARAAGHGDYKTTPWEENRVALLREIEDEPFFQTVRGGLVTGLYNQKDVWPIFGYEGESFSQGGYIDRGFDDIAWL; encoded by the coding sequence ATGTTGAAACACAAAGCCACCTTGACCCGACGCGAACTTCTGGCGCGTGCGGGCGGGGCGACCGCGTTGGTCGCGATCGGGAGCGGGTTCATCGCCGCGCCGGATGCCGCCTGGGCGCTGGAGGTCGTGAACATCACCGAACACGAGATGGCCACGCTGATCCAGATGGCGCGGGACATCTATCCGCATGACCGGATCGGGGATCAGTTCTATGCGGTCGCCGTCAAGGGATACGACAGCGAGGGCACGCGCGACATGGTCGCCCAGGGCATCGCGATGCTGGACGAGAAGGCGCGCGCGGCGGGTCACGGCGATTACAAGACGACGCCATGGGAGGAAAACCGCGTCGCCCTCCTGCGCGAGATCGAGGACGAGCCGTTCTTCCAGACGGTGCGCGGGGGCCTGGTGACAGGGCTCTACAATCAGAAGGATGTCTGGCCGATCTTCGGCTACGAAGGCGAGAGCTTCTCGCAGGGCGGGTATATCGACCGCGGTTTCGACGACATCGCGTGGCTCTGA
- a CDS encoding VOC family protein: MAKIVHMMIRVLDEARSVAFYDEAFGLKPAHRIEFDSFTLVYLKNDENDFELELTINKGTEAPYDLGNGYGHMAVVVDDLDAEHARFKAAGFEPRKLVDFERDGELLARFFFVTDPDGYEIEVMQRHGRYR; encoded by the coding sequence TTGGCCAAGATCGTACACATGATGATCCGCGTTCTGGACGAGGCGCGGTCGGTTGCATTCTATGACGAGGCGTTCGGGCTGAAGCCCGCGCATCGCATCGAGTTCGACAGTTTCACGCTGGTTTACCTGAAGAACGACGAAAACGACTTCGAGCTCGAGCTCACCATCAACAAGGGCACCGAGGCGCCGTATGACCTCGGCAATGGCTATGGCCACATGGCGGTGGTCGTGGATGACCTCGACGCCGAGCACGCGCGGTTCAAGGCCGCCGGCTTCGAACCCCGCAAGCTGGTGGATTTCGAGCGCGACGGCGAATTGCTGGCGCGGTTCTTCTTCGTGACCGATCCCGATGGCTACGAGATCGAGGTCATGCAGCGCCACGGGCGCTATCGCTGA
- a CDS encoding ribbon-helix-helix domain-containing protein produces the protein MCEIFAGQQPNRYTPITRRIRLNGQSTSIRLEAAFWAILDEIAGSQGLSTPKFISTLHSEVLELHGEAANFTSLLRCAALVHLGEAEAGNAAPLAAE, from the coding sequence ATGTGCGAGATTTTCGCGGGACAGCAGCCGAACCGCTATACCCCGATCACGCGGCGCATCCGCCTGAACGGGCAAAGCACGAGCATCCGCCTCGAGGCGGCGTTCTGGGCCATCCTTGACGAGATCGCGGGGAGCCAGGGCCTGAGCACGCCGAAATTCATCTCGACCCTGCATTCCGAGGTTCTGGAACTGCACGGGGAAGCTGCGAACTTCACCTCGCTTTTGCGCTGTGCGGCGCTTGTCCACCTGGGCGAGGCCGAGGCAGGCAACGCCGCGCCGCTGGCTGCCGAATAA
- the aroC gene encoding chorismate synthase, translating to MSLNTFGRLFRFTTWGESHGPALGATVDGCPPGVAVDEAALQVWLDKRRPGRTKNTTQRDEPDAVRILSGVFEGQTTGTPIQLMIENTDQRSRDYGEIAQTFRPGHADITYHQKYGHRDYRGGGRSSARETAARVAAGGVARAALEALVPGVEIKGYMTRMGEVAIDRDRFDWDAIDGNDYWVPDAAAVAEWDAYLKEIRKNRNSVGAEIEVVARGVPAGIGAPVYGKLDTDLAAAMMSINAVKGVEIGEGMAAARLTGTDNADEIFMGDDGQPEYSSNHAGGILGGISTGQDITVRFAVKPTSSILTPRRSIRMDGTPTEVVTKGRHDPCVGIRAVPVAEAMMACVILDHLLLHRGQVGGLGPRGEIG from the coding sequence ATGAGCCTCAACACCTTCGGACGCCTCTTCCGCTTCACCACCTGGGGCGAAAGCCACGGGCCGGCGCTTGGCGCCACGGTCGATGGCTGCCCGCCGGGCGTTGCGGTGGACGAGGCCGCGCTGCAGGTCTGGCTCGACAAGCGGCGGCCGGGCCGGACGAAAAACACCACCCAGCGGGACGAACCCGACGCCGTGCGCATCCTCTCGGGCGTGTTCGAGGGGCAGACCACCGGCACGCCCATCCAGCTCATGATCGAGAACACCGACCAGCGCTCGCGCGACTACGGCGAGATCGCCCAGACCTTCCGCCCCGGCCATGCCGACATCACCTATCACCAGAAATACGGGCATCGCGACTATCGCGGCGGTGGCCGCTCCTCGGCGCGCGAAACGGCGGCGCGCGTGGCGGCGGGCGGCGTGGCGCGCGCCGCGCTCGAGGCACTCGTGCCGGGGGTCGAGATCAAGGGCTACATGACCCGCATGGGCGAGGTCGCGATCGACCGCGACCGTTTCGACTGGGACGCGATCGACGGCAATGACTACTGGGTGCCCGACGCCGCCGCCGTGGCCGAGTGGGATGCCTATCTCAAGGAGATCCGCAAGAACCGGAACTCCGTCGGGGCCGAGATCGAGGTCGTCGCGCGCGGCGTTCCGGCAGGGATCGGCGCGCCCGTCTACGGCAAGCTCGACACCGACCTCGCCGCCGCGATGATGTCGATCAACGCCGTCAAGGGCGTCGAGATCGGCGAGGGCATGGCCGCCGCGCGCCTGACCGGCACCGACAACGCCGACGAGATATTCATGGGCGACGACGGGCAACCCGAGTACAGCTCGAACCACGCGGGCGGCATCCTGGGCGGCATCTCGACCGGGCAGGACATCACCGTCCGCTTCGCCGTGAAACCCACCTCCTCCATCCTCACGCCCCGCCGCTCGATCCGCATGGACGGCACCCCCACCGAAGTCGTCACCAAGGGCCGCCACGACCCCTGCGTCGGCATCCGCGCCGTGCCCGTCGCCGAGGCGATGATGGCCTGCGTGATCCTCGACCACCTGCTCCTGCATCGCGGGCAGGTGGGCGGGCTGGGTCCGAGGGGCGAGATCGGCTGA
- a CDS encoding thiamine pyrophosphate-binding protein: MAKKDTQTRPLGAQISHMLKSRGVDTIFGIPGVHNQEMYRGIEEAGITHVLARHEQGAGFMADGYARASGRPGVAYVITGPGLCNIMTPMGQAYSDSVPLLVLSSCLDETANYRGQLHQMLDQEGAARTVCDWSHEARDAASAYALIDRALQEFTLQRPRTKHVQVPIAALEGEAEAAPDLPQPVSRSFGDLPGGMAQRIMSAKRPLFVLGGGARGDVEAAREVIGKMGAASIATVAGRGVMPRDYPLNYGGFLGRPESAEVAQGADLVVVVGSELAEVDLWRRELGYEGEMIRVDIDPEVLSQPGGGQGVLMDSGAFFRALQEAMEDGDAAGGGWNADEVAAQKKRWRAALEAERPGIPRVVDALQAVMPEDAMIFSDMTQFAYVSNEMWDMPQPGHWHHPTGFGTLGYAMPAAIGGAVARRGKPTVAIAGDYGFQYTVQELGAAVELGLPLPILLWDNGKLKEIEDSMVGAQIAPNSVIAHNPDFPALARAYGAHAETPQSLPALQDALLKALEADKPTLIYMTGEMTD, translated from the coding sequence ATGGCCAAGAAAGACACGCAGACGCGACCCCTGGGCGCGCAGATCTCGCATATGCTGAAATCGCGGGGGGTGGACACGATCTTCGGCATTCCCGGCGTCCATAACCAGGAGATGTATCGCGGCATCGAGGAGGCCGGGATCACCCATGTCCTCGCCCGGCACGAGCAGGGCGCGGGCTTCATGGCCGATGGCTATGCACGGGCGAGCGGGCGGCCCGGCGTGGCCTATGTCATCACCGGGCCGGGCCTGTGCAACATCATGACACCCATGGGCCAGGCCTATTCCGACAGCGTGCCGCTCCTCGTGCTGTCCTCCTGTCTCGACGAAACGGCGAACTATCGCGGACAGCTTCACCAGATGCTCGACCAGGAGGGCGCGGCACGGACGGTCTGCGACTGGTCCCACGAGGCGCGTGACGCGGCGTCGGCCTATGCGCTGATCGACCGGGCGTTGCAGGAATTCACGCTTCAGCGGCCACGCACGAAACACGTGCAGGTGCCCATCGCCGCGCTCGAGGGTGAGGCCGAGGCGGCGCCCGACCTGCCGCAGCCCGTCTCGCGAAGCTTCGGCGATCTGCCGGGCGGCATGGCACAGCGGATCATGTCGGCGAAGCGCCCCCTCTTCGTGCTGGGCGGCGGAGCCCGCGGCGACGTGGAGGCCGCGCGCGAGGTAATCGGCAAAATGGGCGCGGCGAGTATCGCGACCGTGGCGGGGCGCGGGGTCATGCCGCGCGATTACCCCTTGAATTACGGCGGTTTCCTTGGCCGGCCCGAAAGTGCGGAGGTGGCGCAGGGCGCCGACCTCGTGGTTGTCGTCGGCAGCGAGCTGGCCGAGGTGGATCTCTGGCGGCGCGAGCTTGGCTACGAGGGCGAAATGATCCGCGTGGATATCGACCCCGAGGTGCTCTCGCAGCCCGGCGGCGGCCAAGGCGTGCTGATGGACAGCGGGGCGTTCTTCCGCGCGCTGCAGGAGGCGATGGAGGATGGCGACGCCGCGGGCGGCGGCTGGAACGCCGACGAGGTGGCGGCGCAGAAGAAACGCTGGCGCGCCGCGCTCGAGGCCGAGCGGCCGGGCATCCCTCGGGTGGTCGACGCGTTGCAGGCGGTGATGCCCGAGGACGCGATGATCTTCTCGGACATGACGCAATTCGCCTATGTCTCGAACGAGATGTGGGACATGCCGCAGCCCGGCCACTGGCATCACCCGACCGGCTTCGGCACGCTGGGCTACGCGATGCCGGCGGCCATCGGCGGGGCCGTGGCCCGGCGCGGCAAGCCCACGGTCGCGATCGCGGGCGACTACGGATTCCAGTATACGGTTCAGGAGCTTGGCGCCGCGGTGGAACTGGGCCTGCCGCTGCCGATCCTGCTCTGGGACAACGGCAAGCTGAAGGAAATCGAGGACAGCATGGTCGGCGCGCAGATCGCCCCCAACTCGGTGATCGCGCATAACCCGGACTTCCCGGCGCTGGCTAGGGCCTATGGCGCCCATGCGGAGACGCCCCAGAGCCTTCCCGCGCTTCAGGACGCGCTTCTGAAGGCGCTCGAGGCGGACAAGCCGACGCTCATTTACATGACGGGGGAGATGACCGACTGA
- a CDS encoding TrkH family potassium uptake protein — protein MFDLRPVGYVIGLTVLALGLTMVLPMLVDIAEGRGHWPVFAESGILTILTGGLVAMSCRNGVREGLTIQQTFLLTTGVWVVLPIFGALPLVMGATGLDVTDAVFEAMSGLTTTGATVIGGLDELPKGILLWRGILQWLGGIGIIVVAMVFLPELRVGGMQIFRTEAFDTMGKILPRASAIASQISIIYLGLTLACALCYTFLGMNTFDATVHALTTVSTGGFSNYDASFGTFSGLPEYAAAIFMILAALPFVRYVQLVNGSARPLFWDAQVRGFLLTVLVLVVFVAAILINTFPHHPEQAFRESLFNITSIISGTGYASVDYMTWGALPISIFFFVGLIGGCAGSTSCSVKLFRYQILFASIRSQVRRIYLPHGVFTPRYDNKPISDDVLNSVMVFFVFFVLTLGVVSVALGLTGLDFITSVSGAASAIANVGPGLGETIGPAGNYAPLNATAKWILTAAMLIGRLELMAVFVLFTVNFWRA, from the coding sequence ATGTTCGACTTGCGCCCTGTGGGATACGTGATTGGCCTCACCGTGCTGGCCCTTGGCCTGACGATGGTGCTGCCGATGCTTGTCGACATCGCGGAAGGGCGCGGGCACTGGCCCGTTTTCGCCGAGAGCGGCATTCTCACGATCCTGACCGGCGGGCTCGTCGCGATGAGTTGCCGCAACGGCGTGCGGGAGGGGCTGACGATCCAGCAGACCTTCCTTCTGACCACCGGGGTCTGGGTCGTGCTGCCGATCTTCGGGGCGCTGCCGCTGGTCATGGGCGCGACCGGGCTTGACGTGACCGACGCGGTGTTCGAGGCGATGTCGGGGCTCACCACCACCGGCGCGACGGTGATCGGGGGGCTCGACGAGCTGCCCAAGGGCATCCTTCTGTGGCGCGGTATCCTGCAATGGCTGGGCGGGATCGGGATCATCGTGGTGGCCATGGTCTTCCTGCCCGAGCTGCGGGTCGGCGGGATGCAGATCTTCCGGACCGAAGCCTTCGACACGATGGGCAAGATCCTTCCCCGTGCCAGCGCCATCGCCTCGCAGATCTCGATCATCTATCTCGGGCTCACGCTGGCCTGCGCGCTGTGCTACACCTTCCTGGGCATGAACACGTTCGACGCGACGGTCCATGCGCTCACCACCGTCTCGACAGGCGGGTTCTCGAATTACGACGCTTCCTTCGGCACCTTCTCGGGGCTGCCCGAATACGCCGCCGCGATCTTCATGATCCTGGCGGCGCTTCCTTTCGTCCGCTACGTCCAGCTCGTGAACGGGAGCGCGCGGCCGCTGTTCTGGGACGCGCAGGTGCGCGGGTTTCTCCTGACCGTGCTGGTCCTCGTCGTCTTCGTCGCCGCGATCCTCATCAATACGTTTCCCCACCACCCGGAGCAGGCGTTCCGGGAATCGCTGTTCAACATCACCTCGATCATCTCGGGCACCGGCTATGCCAGCGTGGATTACATGACGTGGGGCGCGCTTCCGATCTCGATCTTCTTCTTCGTGGGCCTGATCGGCGGCTGCGCGGGATCCACATCCTGTTCTGTAAAACTCTTTCGTTACCAAATCCTTTTCGCCTCGATCCGTTCGCAGGTCCGGCGCATCTATCTGCCTCACGGGGTCTTCACCCCCCGCTACGACAACAAGCCCATCTCCGACGACGTCCTGAACTCGGTAATGGTGTTCTTCGTCTTCTTCGTCCTCACGCTGGGCGTGGTGTCGGTGGCGCTGGGGCTGACGGGGCTCGATTTCATCACGTCGGTCTCCGGCGCGGCCTCGGCCATCGCGAATGTCGGCCCGGGACTTGGCGAGACGATCGGCCCGGCGGGGAACTACGCACCACTCAACGCGACCGCGAAATGGATCCTGACCGCCGCGATGCTCATCGGGCGGCTGGAGCTCATGGCGGTCTTCGTACTGTTCACGGTAAACTTCTGGAGGGCATGA
- a CDS encoding trimethylamine methyltransferase family protein, giving the protein MTGGVARHARRGRDARKTLRQTRDIAMLPALRRNLPLTEPMDAEQIARIDAASMHILENVGVVFRDDIALEDWRRAGAKVVGEMVYPDRGLVRDLISTIPETFTYHARNPENNLPFGKDRAVFVPMTGAPYLRDLDDVRRNPTLEDLASFHKLSQMLPAMHSSAHHIVEPYDHPISQRHLRITYSSMKHSDKMFMGMTTSPKNAEDVLDMCAILFGEEFLETHAVVTGNCNGNSPLVWDETMLGAMRAFNRRNQPVLCSPFVLGGANTPASVAPAVAQLNAEALSALAYTQIIRKGCPAIYGHYLSTVSMRSGAPMAGTPEISLMNLMIGQMARHYGVPWRSSTTLGGAKTFDAQAGYESAVTLMALQMAGANYMWHAAGWNEAGMHCSMAKFVVDAEQCAMAYRMAEGIRWDDFDEALAAVAEIGPGGHYLGHPHTLENFQRAFFMPELFDNNPIEQWQAEGAADATARALAHARTLLAEYQEPALDQAVNEALLDYIARREREIPAADALNQEY; this is encoded by the coding sequence ATGACCGGCGGCGTCGCCAGGCACGCGCGTCGTGGGCGCGACGCCCGCAAGACCCTTCGCCAGACGCGCGACATTGCCATGCTGCCCGCGTTGCGCCGCAACCTGCCCCTCACCGAGCCGATGGATGCGGAGCAGATCGCGCGCATCGACGCGGCCTCCATGCATATCCTCGAGAACGTGGGCGTCGTCTTCCGCGACGACATCGCGCTTGAGGATTGGCGCAGGGCGGGGGCGAAAGTGGTGGGCGAAATGGTCTATCCCGACCGCGGCCTCGTGCGCGACCTGATCTCGACGATCCCGGAAACCTTCACCTACCACGCCCGAAACCCCGAGAATAACCTGCCTTTCGGCAAGGATAGAGCCGTTTTCGTGCCGATGACCGGCGCCCCCTACCTGCGCGACCTCGACGATGTGCGCCGCAACCCGACGCTTGAGGACTTGGCGAGTTTCCACAAGCTGTCACAGATGCTGCCCGCGATGCACTCGTCCGCGCATCACATCGTGGAGCCCTACGATCACCCGATCAGCCAGCGGCACCTGCGCATCACCTATTCCTCCATGAAACATTCCGACAAGATGTTCATGGGCATGACGACAAGCCCGAAGAATGCCGAGGACGTGCTCGACATGTGCGCGATCCTCTTCGGCGAGGAGTTTCTCGAGACGCACGCGGTCGTGACGGGCAATTGCAACGGCAACTCGCCCCTTGTGTGGGACGAAACGATGTTGGGGGCCATGCGCGCCTTCAATCGCCGGAACCAGCCGGTGCTCTGCTCGCCTTTCGTGCTGGGCGGGGCCAACACACCCGCGTCCGTCGCCCCCGCCGTGGCGCAGCTCAACGCCGAGGCGCTCAGCGCGCTGGCCTACACGCAGATCATCCGCAAAGGGTGCCCGGCGATCTACGGCCACTATCTCAGCACCGTCTCGATGAGATCCGGCGCGCCCATGGCCGGCACCCCCGAGATCAGCCTCATGAACCTGATGATCGGCCAGATGGCGCGGCACTATGGCGTCCCGTGGCGGTCCTCGACGACGCTCGGCGGGGCCAAGACCTTCGACGCGCAGGCGGGCTACGAAAGTGCCGTCACCCTCATGGCGCTCCAGATGGCGGGCGCCAACTACATGTGGCACGCCGCCGGCTGGAACGAGGCGGGGATGCATTGCTCCATGGCGAAATTCGTCGTCGATGCCGAGCAATGCGCCATGGCCTACCGCATGGCCGAGGGCATCCGTTGGGACGATTTCGACGAGGCGCTGGCGGCGGTGGCAGAGATAGGGCCCGGGGGGCATTACCTTGGCCACCCGCACACGCTCGAGAATTTCCAGCGCGCCTTCTTCATGCCCGAACTCTTCGACAACAACCCGATCGAGCAATGGCAGGCCGAGGGCGCCGCCGATGCGACCGCACGCGCCCTTGCCCATGCGCGCACGCTTCTGGCCGAGTATCAGGAACCGGCCCTCGACCAGGCGGTGAACGAGGCGCTTCTCGACTATATCGCACGGCGCGAGCGCGAGATCCCGGCCGCCGATGCCCTCAACCAGGAGTATTGA